The following nucleotide sequence is from Anaerobiospirillum thomasii.
TAGCTTTTTGTTTTACATCATTAACCATTTATTAAACTCCTGTGGTACAAACCAGAGTACCTTCATCCTCACCTAAAGAGGCGCGAAGCAGTGCGCCCTCCTTGTTCATAGAGAAGACACGGATAGACATCTGATGGTCGCGAGCCAATGCAAAAGCAGTTAAGTCCATTACTTCAAGCTCACGCTTTAGCACCTCGTCAAAACTCAGACGGTCAAAACGCTGTGCATTTTTATCCTTCATAGGATCAGCTGTGTATATGCCATCAACCTTGGTGGCTTTAAAGACCTCATCACAGCAGAGCTCAACACCACGTAAAATAGCGGCTGTATCTGTAGTAAAGAAAGGAGATCCGGTACCACCTGCAACAATAAGGGCCTGGCCTTTGGATAAAATCTCACGGCCCTGCACGGCACTGTACTGTGCACTTATAGATGGAATGCCATAGGCGCTCATCAGCACACACTCACCGCCCTGTCTTACAAGCTCATCGCGCATGGCAAGACCGTTCATAACGGTGGCAAGCATGCCCATCTGATCACCTGCAACACGGTCAAGGCCGGCCTTCTGCAGTGCCGCGCCACGGAAAATATTACCGCCGCCTATAACTAGCACTACCTGTACACCGTGCTCCTGCACCTTTCTAATCTGAGCTGCTGTAGCTGATAAAATCTCAGGCTCAATACCAAAACCGCTCTGTCCGCCAAGTGCTTCACCTGACAGCTTTAATAAGATACGTCTTGCTTTTCCCGGCTGTAAAGAGGTCATTTTATTTCTCCAAAATTACTTAGAAGAAGCGGCGATCTGAGCCTGCACTTCTTCAGCAAAGTTGGATTCTTTCTTCTCGATACCCTCACCTACCTCAAAACGTACGAATGAGATAGCCTCAGCACCATTGTTCTTTAACAGATCGCCAACTGAGATTGATGGATCCATTACGAATGGCTGACCGGTCAGAGAAACTTCACCGGTGAACTTCTTCATACGGCCTTCAACCATCTTCTCGGCAATTTCCTTTGACTTGCCAGACTGCATGGCGATATCGATCTGGATCTGACGCTCCTTCTCAACAACCTCGGCAGATACATCCTCTGGCTTTACGAAATCTGGCTTTGAGGCACATACGTGCATAGCTACGTGCTTGGCAAGCTCGTTGTCACCGCCCTTTAAGGATACTATAACGCCGATACGACGGTTTGAGTGTACGTACAGACCAAGGTTCTCACCCTCAACACGTACCATACGACGCAGATTGAGGTTCTCACCGATCTTGGCGACTAAAGCTGTAAGAGCATCAGCAACGCTCTGGCCATCTATCTGCTCGTTCTTTAAAGCCTCAACATCGCTTACACCTGAAGCTAAAGCTAAGTTTGCAACCTTAGCAGCAAAGTCCTGGAACTCAGCATTCTTGGCAGCAAAGTCGGTCTCTGAGTTTAACTCAACTAATACAGCGGCATTGCCTTCCTGTGCACAGGCAATAGTACCCTCGGCAGCAGTACGGGTGGCTTTCTTGGCAGCCTTTAAGGCACCGCTCTTTCTCATCTCTTCAATAGCAGCCTCGATATTGCCGTCTGTAGCAACCAGAGCCTTTTTGCAGTCCATCATGCCTGCGCCAGTGATATCGCGCAGCTCTTTAACCATTGCAGCTGTTACATTAGCCATTTAAAAAATTCCTCTAAATGTTTTTAAAAAGGCCGGAATACTCCAGCCTTTAACACAATACAAATCGCATTATGCCATTAAGGCATGTGCCTAAAAAAATCTATATTATTCAGCCTGCTCAGCAGTCTCTGCAGCAACCTCAGGGGCAGCCTCAACAACCTGACCCTGCTCCATGCGGGCGGCATTGATGGTCTCAACGGCACCCTTTAAGTAGAGCTCTACTGCACGGATAGCATCGTCGTTACCTGGAATAATGTAGTTAACGCCATCTGGGTTTGAGTTGGTATCAACAACTGCAACTACTGGAATGCCAAGATTGTTGGCTTCTTTGATAGCAATGTGCTCAACTTCAGCGTCGATTACGAATAAGGCATCTGGCAGACCGCCCATATCCTTGATACCGCCTAATGAACGGTTGAGCTTCTCAAGCTCACGGGTACGTAACAGAGCTTCTTTCTTGGTGAGCTTGTCAAAGGTACCGTCAGTTGACTGAATCTCAAGCTCCTTTAAACGCTTGATTGACTGACGTACAGTCTTCCAGTTGGTGAGCATACCACCTAACCAGCGGTGATCAACATAGTACTGACCACAGGCCTCGGCAGCTGGACCAACCTTGTCGCAGGCGGCTCTCTTGGTGCCTACGAATAAAATCTTACCCTTGTGAGCTACTGTGCTTGACAGGAAGTTTAATGCGTCTTCGTAGCACTGTACAGTCTTA
It contains:
- the pyrH gene encoding UMP kinase gives rise to the protein MTSLQPGKARRILLKLSGEALGGQSGFGIEPEILSATAAQIRKVQEHGVQVVLVIGGGNIFRGAALQKAGLDRVAGDQMGMLATVMNGLAMRDELVRQGGECVLMSAYGIPSISAQYSAVQGREILSKGQALIVAGGTGSPFFTTDTAAILRGVELCCDEVFKATKVDGIYTADPMKDKNAQRFDRLSFDEVLKRELEVMDLTAFALARDHQMSIRVFSMNKEGALLRASLGEDEGTLVCTTGV
- the tsf gene encoding translation elongation factor Ts, whose amino-acid sequence is MANVTAAMVKELRDITGAGMMDCKKALVATDGNIEAAIEEMRKSGALKAAKKATRTAAEGTIACAQEGNAAVLVELNSETDFAAKNAEFQDFAAKVANLALASGVSDVEALKNEQIDGQSVADALTALVAKIGENLNLRRMVRVEGENLGLYVHSNRRIGVIVSLKGGDNELAKHVAMHVCASKPDFVKPEDVSAEVVEKERQIQIDIAMQSGKSKEIAEKMVEGRMKKFTGEVSLTGQPFVMDPSISVGDLLKNNGAEAISFVRFEVGEGIEKKESNFAEEVQAQIAASSK
- the rpsB gene encoding 30S ribosomal protein S2 — translated: MSSITMRDMLQAGVHFGHQTRYWNPKMKQYIFGARNGVHIINLDKTVQCYEDALNFLSSTVAHKGKILFVGTKRAACDKVGPAAEACGQYYVDHRWLGGMLTNWKTVRQSIKRLKELEIQSTDGTFDKLTKKEALLRTRELEKLNRSLGGIKDMGGLPDALFVIDAEVEHIAIKEANNLGIPVVAVVDTNSNPDGVNYIIPGNDDAIRAVELYLKGAVETINAARMEQGQVVEAAPEVAAETAEQAE